One segment of Streptomyces sp. YIM 121038 DNA contains the following:
- a CDS encoding tetratricopeptide repeat protein produces the protein MEQVTAVAMLAALPRAAALPRHRDALRALARTSAAPATAALVRAWAATEAGRRDPEVVRSVAEALAADARERPRLAQDLTAWLTELAYPEGEVTPPQGPGGRPRESRPEGPDRRPQGSPGAERRPDPATANTIGPGAHVTGPVLQAHGIHGDVHIHPAARPPSAPAPRQLPPVPAHFTNRRAELADLDRLVGAARHASRIVVISGPAGVGKTALARRWLLARADAFPDGQLYADLRGHADEGPARPNELLGEFLRALGHERPPAELRERAALWRTATAGSRIAVLLDNALSAAQVRPLLPGTQGALTVVTSRGRLTGLGMDGAAFQPLDVLAAKDAVRLLSRRVGADRVHREPEAALKVATACAGLPLAVCVAAARLAARPRQPLAAMAGALGRGAAPALDALRIEGEYAVRGALDASYRHLEPELARCYRCLGLAPVAVLTPPVAAAACRLGPGDDAVDVLDELAEVNLLEDLGPDPRTGLGRYRFHDLVRAHARRLAEAEETAAEAAAAVRRVVDHHLAAATAAEALLSPSHRTLRRDYAEPLAQEPPFADAPGALRWLDAERTQLMAVLRTAEAKGMYAAVWQLADALWPMFLRLRPYDLWIEAHERGLAAARRAGDREGESRMLTSGGTGLRNVGRHDEAIAWFTQALRAARDEVARLTGHPDGGGPALAAAHRAEAQALHGIGQSCRLAGRLAEAADHFERALALREAVGHRRGTALTRICLGDVALAAGRPDDALEPLARARVDLLAEDDPYDAARALAFIGHCRTLIGGGERAAGEEQLRAALAEFEATGAAHWQGRVLEMLGESAESRGDPAEALQWYEGSLARYTSAGAPDTDRLARRIRQLPPTDPAAPPGPS, from the coding sequence ATGGAGCAGGTGACGGCCGTGGCGATGCTGGCCGCCCTGCCGCGGGCCGCCGCCCTGCCGCGCCACCGCGACGCCCTGCGCGCACTCGCCCGGACGTCCGCCGCACCCGCCACGGCCGCCCTGGTGCGCGCCTGGGCCGCCACGGAGGCGGGGCGCCGGGATCCGGAGGTCGTGCGCTCCGTCGCCGAGGCCCTCGCGGCGGACGCGAGGGAGAGGCCGCGGCTGGCGCAGGACCTGACGGCCTGGCTCACCGAACTGGCGTACCCCGAAGGGGAGGTGACCCCGCCTCAGGGTCCGGGCGGCCGCCCGCGGGAATCGAGACCTGAGGGCCCGGACCGCCGGCCCCAGGGATCTCCGGGCGCGGAGCGAAGACCGGACCCCGCCACCGCCAACACCATCGGCCCCGGCGCCCACGTCACCGGCCCCGTCCTCCAGGCCCACGGCATCCACGGCGACGTGCACATCCACCCCGCGGCCCGGCCCCCGTCGGCCCCGGCCCCGCGCCAGCTCCCGCCCGTGCCCGCCCACTTCACCAACCGCCGCGCCGAACTCGCCGACCTCGACCGGCTCGTGGGCGCCGCCCGGCACGCGTCGCGGATCGTTGTCATCAGCGGCCCCGCCGGCGTCGGCAAGACCGCCCTGGCCCGCCGGTGGCTGCTCGCCCGCGCCGACGCCTTCCCCGACGGCCAGCTCTACGCCGATCTGCGCGGCCACGCCGACGAGGGCCCGGCCCGGCCCAACGAGCTGCTCGGCGAGTTCCTGCGCGCCCTCGGCCACGAGCGGCCGCCCGCCGAACTGCGCGAACGCGCGGCCCTGTGGCGCACGGCCACCGCCGGATCCCGGATCGCGGTCCTGCTCGACAACGCCCTGAGCGCCGCCCAGGTCCGCCCCCTGCTGCCCGGTACCCAGGGCGCGCTCACCGTCGTCACCAGCAGGGGGCGTCTGACCGGACTCGGCATGGACGGCGCGGCCTTCCAGCCCCTCGACGTGCTCGCCGCCAAGGACGCCGTACGGCTGCTCAGCCGCCGGGTGGGCGCCGACCGCGTGCACCGCGAGCCCGAGGCGGCCCTCAAGGTCGCCACGGCCTGCGCGGGCCTGCCGCTCGCCGTGTGCGTGGCCGCCGCCCGCCTCGCGGCCCGGCCCCGCCAGCCCCTCGCCGCGATGGCGGGCGCGCTCGGCCGGGGCGCCGCCCCCGCCCTGGACGCGCTGCGCATCGAGGGCGAGTACGCCGTGCGCGGCGCCCTCGACGCCTCGTACCGCCATCTGGAGCCCGAACTCGCCCGCTGCTACCGCTGTCTGGGCCTGGCCCCGGTCGCCGTGCTCACCCCGCCGGTCGCGGCGGCCGCCTGCCGTCTCGGGCCGGGCGACGACGCCGTGGACGTCCTGGACGAGCTCGCCGAGGTCAACCTCCTGGAGGACCTCGGCCCCGACCCGCGCACCGGCCTCGGCCGATACCGGTTCCACGACCTGGTCCGGGCGCACGCGCGGCGCCTGGCCGAGGCCGAGGAGACGGCCGCGGAAGCGGCCGCCGCGGTGCGGCGCGTCGTGGACCACCACCTCGCCGCCGCGACCGCCGCCGAAGCCCTGCTCAGCCCGAGCCACCGCACCCTGCGCCGCGACTACGCCGAACCCCTCGCCCAGGAGCCGCCGTTCGCCGACGCGCCCGGCGCGCTGCGCTGGCTCGACGCCGAACGCACCCAGCTGATGGCCGTGCTGCGCACCGCGGAGGCCAAGGGCATGTACGCCGCCGTGTGGCAGCTCGCCGACGCCCTGTGGCCCATGTTCCTGCGGCTGCGCCCCTACGACCTGTGGATCGAGGCGCACGAGCGGGGCCTCGCGGCGGCGCGCCGGGCGGGCGACCGCGAGGGCGAGAGCCGCATGCTGACCTCCGGCGGCACCGGGCTGCGCAACGTGGGCCGCCACGACGAGGCGATCGCCTGGTTCACCCAGGCGCTGCGCGCGGCCCGCGACGAGGTGGCCCGGCTGACCGGGCACCCCGACGGCGGCGGCCCCGCCCTGGCGGCGGCGCACCGCGCCGAGGCCCAGGCCCTGCACGGCATCGGCCAGTCGTGCCGGCTCGCCGGGCGGCTCGCGGAGGCCGCCGACCACTTCGAGCGGGCCCTCGCCCTGCGCGAGGCGGTCGGCCACCGGCGCGGCACCGCCCTGACGCGGATCTGCCTCGGCGACGTCGCCCTGGCCGCGGGCCGCCCGGACGACGCCCTGGAGCCCCTCGCGCGCGCCCGCGTCGACCTGCTCGCCGAGGACGACCCCTACGACGCCGCCCGTGCCCTGGCCTTCATCGGCCACTGCCGCACCCTCATCGGCGGCGGCGAGCGGGCCGCCGGTGAGGAGCAACTGCGCGCCGCCCTGGCCGAGTTCGAGGCGACCGGCGCGGCGCACTGGCAGGGCCGGGTCCTGGAGATGCTCGGCGAGAGCGCCGAGAGCCGCGGGGACCCGGCCGAGGCCCTCCAGTGGTACGAGGGCTCCCTGGCCCGCTACACGTCGGCCGGGGCCCCCGACACCGACCGGCTGGCCCGCCGCATCCGGCAGCTCCCGCCGACGGACCCCGCGGCCCCGCCCGGACCCTCCTGA
- a CDS encoding endonuclease V has translation MNTTTVTIPPLPADWPVDETAARAVQDALRTRVVRDEPGPPPGTGRVTGVDVAYDDERDVVAAAVVVLDAASLAVVEEATAVGTVAFPYVPGLLAFRELPAVLAALDALTVDPGLVVCDGYGVAHPRRFGLASHLGVVTGLPTIGVAKNPFTFAYEDPDAARGSAAPLLDGEEEVGVALRTRAGVKPVFVSVGHRVDLAHARAHTLGLTPRYRLPETTRRADALCRAALRDATR, from the coding sequence ATGAACACGACCACCGTGACGATCCCGCCCCTGCCCGCCGACTGGCCCGTGGACGAGACGGCGGCCCGCGCCGTCCAGGACGCCCTGCGCACCCGTGTGGTGCGCGACGAGCCGGGCCCGCCGCCCGGCACCGGCCGGGTGACGGGCGTGGACGTGGCGTACGACGACGAGCGGGACGTGGTCGCCGCGGCGGTCGTGGTCCTGGACGCGGCGAGCCTCGCCGTCGTCGAGGAGGCCACGGCGGTGGGCACCGTCGCGTTCCCCTACGTGCCGGGCCTGTTGGCCTTCCGGGAGCTGCCCGCGGTGCTCGCCGCCCTGGACGCGCTCACCGTCGACCCGGGCCTGGTCGTCTGCGACGGCTACGGCGTCGCGCACCCGCGCCGCTTCGGCCTCGCGAGCCACCTCGGCGTGGTCACCGGACTCCCCACGATCGGGGTCGCCAAGAACCCCTTCACCTTCGCGTACGAGGACCCGGACGCCGCGCGCGGCAGCGCGGCGCCGCTCCTCGACGGCGAGGAGGAGGTCGGTGTCGCGCTGCGCACGCGCGCGGGCGTGAAGCCGGTGTTCGTGTCGGTCGGCCACCGGGTGGACCTCGCGCACGCGCGGGCCCACACCCTGGGCCTCACCCCCCGCTACCGGCTGCCGGAGACCACCCGCAGGGCGGACGCCCTGTGCCGCGCGGCGCTGCGGGACGCCACGCGCTGA